Proteins found in one Massilia sp. H6 genomic segment:
- a CDS encoding Lrp/AsnC family transcriptional regulator encodes MNSLDKFDCAILAALQADATLSISGLSEKVGLSSTPCWKRVKRLEEDGYIESRVSIVNRNKVGLPVTVFVSVRTSEHDEKWLERFAAAVVALPEVLEFHRMSGDVDYLLKVVTTDIAGYDRFYKKLIKAARLDGVSSAFSMEQIKCTTALPLELISHGLPA; translated from the coding sequence ATGAATTCACTCGACAAGTTTGATTGCGCCATTCTGGCCGCATTGCAGGCGGACGCTACCCTCTCGATTTCCGGCCTTAGCGAAAAGGTCGGGCTGTCCAGCACCCCTTGCTGGAAGCGCGTCAAGCGCCTGGAAGAAGACGGGTATATCGAAAGCCGTGTCAGCATCGTCAACCGCAACAAGGTCGGGCTGCCGGTGACGGTGTTTGTCAGCGTGCGCACCAGCGAGCATGATGAAAAATGGCTCGAGCGGTTCGCGGCGGCCGTGGTCGCACTGCCGGAAGTGCTCGAATTTCACCGTATGAGCGGCGACGTCGACTACCTGCTCAAGGTGGTCACCACCGACATCGCCGGCTACGACCGTTTCTATAAAAAGCTGATCAAGGCCGCGCGCCTGGATGGCGTCTCGTCCGCGTTCTCGATGGAGCAGATCAAGTGCACCACGGCGCTGCCGCTGGAACTGATCTCGCACGGGCTGCCCGCCTGA
- a CDS encoding aminotransferase class V-fold PLP-dependent enzyme: protein MIIELYLDANATSAVLPAAAAAANATMQDCFGNPSSSHAAGLRAKALLDATRAAARRVLGAARGRVMFTSGATEGIQTAVLSALCAVRERRLRGISCGDLLLVGATEHKAVPESLAHWNRLLGTGLELRTLPVDADGRHRLDLLRELAPRAAFVCTMAANNETGIVSDLDGIAAVLRDTASPALWMVDCVQALGKLPLALDRTRIDYAPFSGHKLYAPKGIGMLYVREDAPYTPLMCGGGQEGGQRSGTENMAGIAALGAVLGALEAGGTFRSHAGLLACRDRLAAALRQAFPDLVWNAPLAHALPTTLNFSVPGRSSKELLDLFDAAGVRVSAGSACSAAKTAPSHVLDAMGVPPARSAAAVRMSFGPLVDDAFVDAACARILDCGRALTAASAPAGLQQLEDGGASGWLLFDPAGRECIAIDPPLALAPRIAADLRARSCRLTACFDTSPGAGGADALGELMAVAPGWPGRPTAAGAPESIALGQDLLVRNGNAFLLGRTDGAGLPGHAVRFVFGVMPHEALIAATVLCCHRMGEPAVSRPGADALPEDGMHLDAAAAHALLEANPDALLVDVREPPEHAAGAARLRGRAAQHVPLSQLAGQAAAWLDGAARPLVFVCRSGNRSARAARLLRGLGHAQAWHVSGGLALAG from the coding sequence ATGATCATAGAACTTTACCTCGACGCGAATGCCACGTCAGCGGTGCTGCCGGCAGCCGCCGCGGCTGCCAACGCCACCATGCAGGACTGTTTCGGCAATCCGAGCAGTAGCCACGCGGCCGGCCTGCGCGCTAAGGCCTTGCTCGATGCGACCCGCGCCGCCGCGCGTCGCGTGCTGGGCGCGGCCCGGGGGCGGGTGATGTTTACCAGTGGCGCCACCGAAGGCATCCAGACCGCGGTCCTGTCGGCGCTGTGCGCGGTGCGCGAGCGGCGCTTGCGTGGTATCTCGTGCGGCGACCTGCTGCTGGTTGGCGCCACCGAGCACAAGGCGGTGCCGGAAAGCCTGGCGCACTGGAACCGGCTGCTGGGCACGGGGTTGGAGCTGCGCACGCTGCCGGTGGACGCCGACGGGCGTCACCGGCTGGACCTGCTGCGAGAACTGGCGCCGCGCGCGGCCTTCGTGTGCACCATGGCGGCAAACAACGAGACCGGGATCGTCTCCGACCTGGACGGCATCGCGGCCGTGCTGCGCGACACCGCCAGCCCGGCGCTATGGATGGTCGACTGCGTGCAGGCGCTTGGCAAGCTGCCCCTGGCGCTGGATCGCACGCGCATCGACTACGCGCCGTTCTCGGGTCACAAACTGTACGCCCCGAAAGGTATCGGCATGCTGTATGTGCGCGAAGACGCGCCTTACACGCCGCTGATGTGCGGCGGTGGGCAGGAAGGCGGCCAGCGCTCGGGCACCGAGAACATGGCCGGCATCGCCGCGCTTGGCGCGGTGCTCGGCGCGCTGGAAGCGGGCGGCACGTTCCGCTCCCACGCCGGGCTGCTGGCATGCCGCGACCGGCTGGCAGCCGCGCTGCGCCAGGCCTTCCCGGATCTTGTCTGGAACGCGCCGCTGGCGCATGCCCTGCCGACCACGCTCAATTTTTCGGTGCCGGGCCGCAGCAGCAAGGAACTGCTCGACCTGTTCGATGCCGCCGGCGTGCGCGTCAGCGCCGGCTCGGCCTGTTCGGCTGCGAAGACCGCGCCGAGCCATGTGCTCGACGCCATGGGGGTGCCGCCAGCGCGCAGCGCGGCAGCCGTGCGCATGTCGTTCGGCCCGCTGGTGGACGACGCCTTTGTCGATGCGGCCTGCGCCCGGATCCTTGACTGTGGCCGGGCATTGACGGCGGCAAGCGCGCCGGCGGGGCTGCAGCAGCTCGAAGATGGCGGCGCCAGTGGCTGGCTGCTGTTCGACCCCGCGGGGCGCGAATGCATCGCGATCGACCCCCCGCTGGCGCTGGCGCCGCGCATTGCCGCCGATCTGCGCGCGCGCAGCTGTCGGCTAACGGCCTGTTTCGACACCAGCCCGGGCGCCGGCGGGGCCGATGCGCTGGGTGAACTGATGGCGGTGGCGCCAGGCTGGCCGGGGCGGCCCACTGCCGCCGGCGCACCCGAATCGATCGCACTGGGCCAGGACCTGCTGGTCAGGAACGGCAATGCCTTTTTGCTCGGTCGTACCGACGGCGCCGGCCTGCCCGGGCACGCCGTGCGCTTCGTGTTTGGCGTCATGCCACACGAAGCGTTGATCGCCGCCACGGTTTTGTGCTGCCACCGGATGGGCGAACCCGCGGTGTCGCGGCCGGGCGCCGACGCCTTGCCCGAAGACGGCATGCATCTCGATGCGGCGGCTGCGCATGCCTTGCTGGAAGCCAATCCGGACGCCTTGCTGGTCGACGTGCGCGAACCGCCCGAGCACGCGGCGGGCGCCGCACGCTTGCGGGGGCGCGCGGCCCAGCATGTTCCACTGTCGCAGCTGGCCGGGCAGGCCGCGGCCTGGCTCGATGGCGCAGCCCGTCCGCTGGTGTTCGTGTGCCGCAGCGGCAATCGCAGTGCCCGCGCCGCGCGCCTGTTGCGTGGTCTTGGCCACGCCCAGGCCTGGCATGTTTCGGGTGGGCTGGCGCTGGCCGGCTGA
- a CDS encoding GH36-type glycosyl hydrolase domain-containing protein produces the protein MNLEKNPMAESASPLQAGTGSGGNDVPMNATQRAARLTRHARQLASRHRLAGGDGAPGLRILLATHASALDAAVQALDRARLDGRDLPDAASTIVEHASLIDAQFRLARGQLLGDEGVLPCLEQPAAARVQVLAQEVAAQNGGRIEHASLARFIAAYQDGQPKDTPLLLAELRLLPAALRLALLGRLRDIALRCERDCHARALAAGWATRMRDTAEHRSGDLILLVADMARAVQPMGSSFVAELTRQLQGRGGALAQALAWIDARLADDGSSIAQQVQDDADALAADAIDAGHCLASLRQFGAIDWRALLEETSPVEASLRADPAGCYARMDGPTRDLYRHSIETLARSSRRLESEVAEAALALADVHRAPAEGGLDPRQRHIGYYLCGPGAGALEARLQARPGADAWLRRRAGATSLALRIGATCLLTLLFAVAAVVCARQGGAGLALQAIVALLALTGASALATALVDLMATWLARPPATPRMDFSHGIPSQAQALVAVSARLTTGAQVDALCRDLEVRYLANRDPRLRLCLLADLHDADAEALPGDAALVERAVLAIEALNRKHAQRHSFETQDEDGQPVTLTQRVEPFLMLQRPRTWNSGEQAWIGRARRRGQLADLNACLAARGADCGRERFSRTAGNTTGLAEVRYVITLDAAIDLPRDAARQLVGAMAHPLNQPVLDAGGTRILEGHAMLRPVIGGALPGRQGTRYQRLWAGARGTWAAALAGHQCDTQGMFGWAAIYDVDAYERVLRERLPDDALLKPGAVDEGCLHAAHDCGVRLEEAFPDSYGEHAVRRHRTVRAAWQSAGWVRAVVGQAGTPREANPMTPAYRWQLVDALRDSLVAPALVLLLVLCWSTLAAPAFWIGAVLSVLFLPALAGSLVALADRPHDAPWRQHLDAWARGARVALVRAALAASFLPHAAWCQLDGIARAVWRRHVSRRRQLEWRLPALSRPGRVIANNWITMWISPTLSVAVALLLTFANPYSLFTAAPVLLVWFLSPVLAWWTSLPLRQRPPRLTAARHAFVQRLARRSWSFFEDHAGPHNNWLPPESVQEHPHPLVDARTTPGAMALGLLATLAARDFGYLPLGALLGRLDAALASMALLERWHGHYLAAYDNASLAPCEPACVATADSGWMALSMRTLAAGLDELADAPVAGPQALDGIRAALHVVDELAAGQSAPVRQLVAAIWAALDPKRCRATDTLPGLSECLRHAADAADALEAAVAEGHAQDLRDWARRLAAQCHAVRDDLLTLTPWIRATQEYVFDASLTRIPTLRELAAIEPAAGTHHDLARLVRDGRTQAAALLAQAAELAAQARSLGAMDFAALLDPHTGILSAGCHIREGRLDTDSCDLLASEASMASFVAVAQGQLPQQQWWSLGRPLRIAGAEQLLLSRSGALSDYLAPQLLMPSWRECLLEHAGHAAVRAQVEHGRQHDMPWGFSESACNAVDAALRFELHRFGVPAAALRRAAQTDLVAAPYAAMLALPLAPSLALANLERMAHQGLDGAYGFVDAVDHTPGRLPHGEQQHVVRTVVARHQGMGLLALLQSLHDAPMQRRFAADPELRAALPLLQEPLPSRGASPPAAYGGAARPAAPSGARVIDRAASAMPEVQLLSNGCYHVMLASDASGYSRWGDTQLTRWQPDPLGGGGGLGCVLRDSASGDTWSAAQAPASGEPERFQAVFAEARAVFEREERGLAIVCDVVVAPNDDVELRRLRIRNTLALPRTLELTSHVVLAPPHAAQGEPGQPVRIDDAAQAMLCSFGAGAPSVLHMMTVRAQASAPVFCSTCLDPADALPPLDDAPHAPALAIRRSITLAPGQEVTVDLVLGAAATPAAARALALRYLDAQAVAGAIDAAWIHGQAFLRHAGLGEAQAQLYNRLAGCLLDPVPGLRADAGVIERNVRGRAALHAYGVGAGRPLLVLVPGQNSALVSETLLAHAYWNARGLGADVLVLCDSRTMRDEVAGLALGAQDGIRVHLLEDIEQEDRILLRAAAHVLLLGEHGSLADQLRRAAPAMPAWPAPFTAPSTAPSAARANAGQWSAGTPAPFDEPLQYGDGVGAYSADGREYLIQGSQSVPAPLANLLANKLANAGFGATAAADGKGGTWYGRDDLRLTAHDGEAFYLRDDDSGAAWSPTPWPMPSGQPYLTRHGFGYTQYEHEAHGIRSTLRCFVAPGDALKYSVLRLRNNSSTPRRLSVTGYVQWLMDDAALAPGLQVVTSIDVASGALMARNAFGTGFGERVGFFHVEAAQVACTADRREFVGRHRSLARPAALERSSLSGAFGAALDPCAALQVVVELRPDAETELVFLLGVAGPDSLAASRVVQQHGGAKGAALALRQVHAFWDDLLGTVRVETPDAAFDLFANGWLPYGALAGTMGASPARQLQGAMAAVHGSPATLRAALLRAAREDIGGAHCLVEDFLWLPFALHRYASVTGDYGVLREPTGGDPSSGTRLAGDDLYQYCVHGLRGCLRFGARGLPLQGARMHEGGQRSANQSESVRLAFVLATVLQRFAEVADRRADFGFATTCRGAVLALKAQAEEHGWDGGAYGIAGADGDSAVATQAWAALAGADPARVQPALAGSATATPQDGRSAAWMALALGGDGAATRAWEVIRASNPVAPSATGAASCCYAGAPCIMIDGVVAGWTQILLTDALLGLGRTLDCLALAPLLPAGWDSLRMRYRSGRTDYLVTVRRATVGERLVLDGQPHQGNTIDLVDDGREHTIDVYVERQPAEAMASHHDNHSGTKT, from the coding sequence TTGAACCTGGAAAAAAACCCGATGGCCGAATCCGCGTCCCCGCTGCAAGCTGGTACCGGTAGCGGCGGCAATGACGTACCGATGAACGCCACGCAGCGCGCTGCCCGCCTGACCCGGCACGCGCGCCAGCTTGCATCGCGCCACCGGCTAGCCGGCGGCGACGGCGCACCCGGCCTGCGCATATTGCTCGCCACCCATGCCAGTGCGCTCGATGCGGCCGTCCAGGCGCTCGACCGCGCGCGTCTGGACGGCCGCGACTTGCCGGACGCCGCCAGCACCATTGTCGAGCATGCATCCTTGATCGATGCCCAGTTCCGGCTGGCCCGCGGCCAGCTGTTGGGCGACGAAGGCGTGCTGCCCTGCCTGGAGCAGCCGGCCGCCGCGCGCGTGCAAGTGCTGGCGCAAGAGGTGGCCGCCCAGAACGGCGGCCGCATCGAGCATGCCAGCCTGGCGCGCTTCATTGCCGCCTACCAGGATGGCCAGCCCAAGGACACGCCGCTGCTGCTGGCCGAGTTGCGGCTGCTTCCGGCGGCGCTGCGCCTGGCGCTGCTGGGCCGCCTGCGCGACATTGCACTGCGCTGCGAACGTGACTGCCACGCGCGGGCGCTGGCGGCAGGCTGGGCCACGCGCATGCGCGATACCGCCGAGCACCGCTCGGGTGACCTGATCCTGCTGGTGGCCGACATGGCGCGCGCGGTCCAGCCCATGGGCAGCAGCTTCGTGGCCGAACTCACGCGCCAGCTGCAGGGGCGGGGCGGGGCGCTGGCACAGGCGCTGGCCTGGATCGATGCGCGCCTGGCCGACGACGGCTCCAGCATCGCGCAGCAGGTGCAAGACGATGCCGACGCGCTGGCGGCGGACGCGATCGATGCTGGCCACTGCCTGGCCAGCCTGCGCCAGTTCGGCGCGATCGACTGGCGCGCGCTGCTAGAAGAAACCAGCCCGGTCGAGGCCAGTTTGCGCGCCGACCCGGCCGGATGCTATGCGCGCATGGATGGCCCAACCCGCGACCTGTACCGGCACAGCATCGAAACACTGGCGCGCAGCAGCAGGCGGCTCGAGTCCGAGGTGGCCGAAGCGGCGCTGGCGCTGGCAGACGTGCACCGGGCGCCGGCCGAAGGCGGCCTTGACCCGCGCCAGCGCCATATTGGTTACTACCTGTGCGGTCCGGGCGCCGGCGCGCTCGAGGCGCGCCTTCAGGCGCGACCTGGCGCCGACGCGTGGCTGCGCCGGCGCGCTGGTGCCACGTCGCTTGCGCTGCGCATCGGCGCCACTTGCCTGCTCACGCTGCTGTTTGCAGTGGCCGCCGTCGTCTGCGCGCGCCAGGGCGGTGCCGGCCTCGCGCTGCAGGCCATTGTTGCGCTGCTGGCGCTGACCGGCGCCAGCGCGCTGGCCACGGCGCTGGTCGACCTGATGGCGACCTGGCTGGCACGTCCCCCCGCCACGCCACGCATGGACTTCAGCCATGGCATACCGAGCCAGGCCCAGGCACTGGTGGCGGTGTCCGCGCGCCTGACGACCGGTGCCCAGGTCGACGCCCTGTGCCGCGACCTGGAAGTGCGCTACCTGGCCAACCGCGACCCGCGCCTGCGATTGTGCCTGCTGGCCGACCTGCACGATGCCGACGCCGAAGCGCTGCCCGGCGATGCGGCACTGGTCGAGCGCGCGGTCCTGGCCATCGAGGCCCTCAACCGCAAGCATGCCCAGCGCCACAGCTTCGAGACGCAGGACGAAGACGGCCAGCCGGTCACGCTCACGCAGCGCGTCGAACCGTTCCTGATGCTGCAGCGTCCGCGCACCTGGAACAGCGGCGAGCAGGCCTGGATCGGCCGTGCGCGCCGCCGCGGCCAGCTCGCCGACCTGAATGCCTGTCTGGCCGCGCGCGGGGCCGACTGCGGGCGCGAGCGTTTTTCCCGCACCGCTGGAAACACGACCGGCCTGGCGGAAGTACGCTACGTGATCACGCTCGACGCCGCGATCGACCTGCCGCGCGACGCAGCCAGGCAACTGGTCGGCGCCATGGCCCATCCGCTGAACCAGCCGGTGCTCGATGCCGGCGGCACCCGTATCCTCGAGGGCCACGCCATGCTGCGTCCGGTCATCGGTGGCGCGCTGCCCGGCAGGCAGGGCACGCGCTACCAGCGCCTGTGGGCCGGGGCGCGCGGTACCTGGGCCGCGGCGCTGGCCGGACACCAATGCGACACCCAGGGCATGTTCGGCTGGGCCGCGATCTACGACGTCGATGCCTACGAGCGGGTACTGCGCGAACGCCTGCCCGACGATGCGCTGCTCAAGCCAGGCGCGGTCGACGAGGGTTGCCTGCATGCCGCGCATGACTGCGGCGTCCGGCTCGAAGAAGCCTTCCCCGACAGCTACGGCGAGCACGCCGTGCGCCGCCACCGCACGGTGCGCGCGGCCTGGCAGTCGGCGGGCTGGGTGCGCGCTGTCGTGGGCCAGGCCGGCACGCCGCGCGAAGCCAACCCCATGACGCCAGCCTACCGCTGGCAGCTGGTCGATGCGCTGCGCGACAGCCTGGTGGCCCCGGCGCTGGTGTTGCTGCTGGTGCTGTGCTGGAGCACGCTGGCCGCGCCCGCGTTCTGGATCGGCGCCGTGCTGTCGGTATTGTTCTTGCCTGCGCTGGCCGGCAGCCTGGTGGCGCTGGCCGACCGGCCGCACGACGCTCCCTGGCGCCAGCACCTCGATGCCTGGGCCCGCGGTGCCAGGGTGGCGCTGGTGCGCGCGGCGCTGGCGGCCAGCTTCCTGCCACATGCCGCGTGGTGCCAGCTCGATGGCATCGCGCGCGCGGTATGGCGCCGCCACGTGTCGCGCCGGCGCCAGCTCGAGTGGCGCTTGCCGGCGCTGTCGCGTCCCGGCCGCGTGATCGCCAACAACTGGATCACGATGTGGATTTCGCCGACGCTGTCCGTGGCGGTTGCCTTGTTGCTGACCTTCGCCAACCCCTATTCTCTGTTTACTGCCGCGCCGGTGTTGCTGGTGTGGTTCCTGTCGCCGGTGCTTGCGTGGTGGACCAGCCTGCCGCTGCGCCAGCGTCCACCGCGCCTGACGGCGGCGCGGCATGCCTTTGTACAGCGCCTGGCGCGGCGCAGCTGGAGCTTCTTCGAAGATCACGCAGGCCCGCACAACAACTGGCTGCCGCCAGAAAGCGTGCAGGAACATCCCCATCCGCTGGTGGACGCACGCACCACTCCGGGCGCCATGGCGCTTGGCCTGCTGGCCACGCTTGCTGCGCGCGATTTCGGCTACCTGCCGCTGGGCGCATTGCTCGGGCGGCTCGACGCCGCGCTGGCGTCGATGGCGCTGCTCGAGCGCTGGCACGGCCACTATCTTGCCGCCTACGACAACGCCAGCCTCGCGCCGTGCGAACCGGCCTGCGTGGCGACGGCCGACAGCGGCTGGATGGCGCTGTCGATGCGCACGCTGGCTGCGGGCCTCGACGAACTGGCCGATGCGCCGGTTGCCGGCCCCCAGGCGCTGGACGGAATCCGCGCCGCGCTGCACGTGGTCGACGAGCTGGCCGCGGGGCAATCCGCTCCGGTGCGCCAGCTGGTCGCTGCGATATGGGCCGCGCTCGACCCGAAGCGCTGCCGCGCGACCGACACCTTGCCCGGCCTGTCCGAATGCCTGCGCCATGCCGCCGATGCCGCCGATGCGCTCGAAGCCGCCGTGGCCGAGGGTCATGCGCAGGACCTGCGCGACTGGGCACGGCGTCTGGCGGCGCAATGCCACGCGGTGCGCGACGACTTGTTGACCCTGACGCCGTGGATACGCGCGACGCAAGAATATGTGTTCGACGCCAGCCTGACGCGCATTCCGACGCTGCGCGAACTTGCCGCCATCGAGCCAGCGGCCGGCACCCACCACGACCTGGCGCGGCTGGTACGTGATGGCCGCACCCAGGCCGCTGCGCTCCTGGCGCAAGCTGCTGAGCTGGCAGCCCAGGCCCGCAGCCTGGGCGCGATGGACTTCGCCGCGCTGCTCGATCCGCACACCGGCATACTCTCGGCTGGTTGCCACATCCGCGAAGGCCGGCTCGATACCGACAGTTGCGACCTGCTCGCCAGTGAAGCGAGCATGGCCAGCTTCGTGGCGGTGGCGCAGGGCCAGTTGCCTCAGCAGCAATGGTGGAGCCTGGGACGGCCGCTGCGCATCGCCGGCGCCGAGCAGCTGCTGCTGTCGCGCTCGGGCGCGCTGTCGGATTACCTGGCGCCGCAGCTTTTGATGCCGTCGTGGCGCGAGTGCCTGCTCGAGCATGCCGGCCACGCCGCCGTGCGCGCCCAGGTGGAGCACGGGCGCCAGCATGACATGCCCTGGGGTTTTTCGGAGTCGGCCTGTAATGCAGTCGATGCCGCCCTGCGCTTTGAGTTGCACCGTTTCGGGGTGCCGGCGGCGGCCTTGCGGCGCGCCGCGCAAACCGACCTGGTGGCCGCGCCGTATGCGGCCATGCTGGCGCTGCCGCTGGCCCCATCACTGGCCCTGGCCAATCTCGAACGCATGGCGCACCAAGGCCTGGACGGCGCATATGGTTTCGTCGATGCGGTCGACCATACGCCCGGTCGCCTGCCACATGGCGAGCAGCAGCATGTCGTACGCACGGTAGTGGCGCGTCACCAGGGCATGGGACTGCTCGCGCTGCTGCAGTCGCTGCACGACGCGCCGATGCAGCGCCGCTTCGCCGCCGATCCCGAACTGCGCGCGGCGTTGCCGCTGCTGCAGGAGCCGCTGCCTTCGCGCGGGGCCTCGCCGCCTGCCGCCTATGGCGGCGCGGCGCGCCCGGCGGCGCCGAGCGGCGCGCGCGTGATCGACCGCGCCGCCAGCGCCATGCCAGAAGTGCAGCTGCTTTCGAATGGCTGCTATCACGTGATGCTGGCGAGCGACGCGAGCGGCTACAGCCGGTGGGGCGACACCCAGCTCACGCGCTGGCAGCCCGATCCCCTGGGAGGCGGTGGCGGCCTCGGATGCGTGCTGCGCGACAGCGCATCCGGCGACACCTGGTCGGCGGCGCAGGCCCCGGCATCTGGCGAACCGGAACGCTTCCAGGCCGTTTTCGCCGAAGCGCGCGCAGTGTTCGAGCGCGAAGAGCGCGGCTTGGCCATCGTGTGCGACGTGGTGGTGGCCCCGAACGACGATGTCGAGCTGCGGCGACTGCGCATCCGCAACACGCTGGCCCTGCCGCGGACCCTTGAACTCACCAGTCATGTCGTGCTGGCGCCGCCGCACGCGGCGCAGGGCGAACCCGGCCAGCCGGTGCGCATCGACGACGCGGCGCAGGCGATGCTGTGCTCGTTCGGGGCGGGCGCGCCTTCGGTGCTGCACATGATGACGGTGCGCGCACAGGCCAGTGCACCGGTGTTTTGCAGCACCTGCCTGGATCCTGCCGACGCGCTGCCGCCGCTGGATGACGCGCCGCACGCGCCGGCGCTGGCGATCCGGCGCAGCATCACGCTGGCGCCCGGCCAAGAGGTGACCGTTGACCTGGTGCTGGGCGCGGCCGCCACTCCCGCCGCCGCGCGCGCCCTGGCGCTGCGCTATCTCGACGCGCAGGCCGTGGCCGGGGCGATCGACGCCGCATGGATCCACGGCCAGGCCTTCCTGCGCCACGCCGGCCTGGGTGAGGCGCAGGCCCAGCTCTACAACCGGCTGGCCGGCTGCCTGCTCGATCCGGTGCCAGGACTGCGCGCCGACGCCGGCGTCATCGAACGCAACGTACGCGGCCGCGCCGCCTTGCACGCCTATGGCGTGGGCGCCGGCCGCCCGCTGCTGGTGCTGGTGCCGGGCCAGAACAGCGCCCTGGTAAGCGAAACCCTGCTGGCGCATGCCTACTGGAATGCGCGCGGCCTTGGCGCCGACGTGCTGGTGCTGTGCGACAGCCGCACCATGCGCGACGAAGTGGCCGGCCTGGCGCTGGGCGCCCAGGACGGCATTCGTGTGCATCTGCTGGAAGATATCGAGCAAGAAGACCGCATCTTGCTGCGCGCGGCGGCGCATGTGCTGCTGCTGGGCGAGCACGGGTCGCTGGCCGACCAGCTGCGCCGCGCGGCGCCGGCCATGCCGGCCTGGCCCGCGCCCTTCACCGCTCCCTCTACCGCTCCCTCTGCCGCGCGCGCGAACGCCGGCCAATGGAGCGCCGGCACTCCGGCGCCGTTCGACGAGCCGCTTCAGTACGGAGACGGGGTGGGCGCTTATTCGGCGGATGGACGCGAATATCTGATCCAGGGCAGCCAGTCGGTGCCGGCGCCATTGGCGAACCTACTTGCAAACAAGCTGGCAAACGCCGGTTTCGGCGCCACGGCCGCGGCCGACGGCAAGGGCGGCACCTGGTATGGCCGCGACGACCTGCGCCTGACGGCGCACGACGGCGAAGCGTTTTATCTGCGCGACGACGACAGCGGCGCGGCCTGGTCGCCGACGCCGTGGCCGATGCCCTCGGGCCAGCCTTACCTGACGCGCCACGGCTTCGGCTACACGCAGTACGAACACGAGGCGCATGGAATCCGATCGACGCTGCGCTGTTTCGTCGCGCCTGGAGACGCATTGAAATATTCCGTGCTCAGGCTGCGCAACAATTCCAGCACGCCGCGGCGGCTGTCGGTGACCGGGTACGTACAATGGCTGATGGACGATGCCGCCCTGGCCCCCGGCCTGCAGGTGGTCACTAGCATCGACGTCGCCAGCGGCGCCCTGATGGCCCGCAATGCCTTCGGCACTGGGTTCGGCGAACGGGTTGGATTCTTCCATGTCGAGGCAGCACAGGTGGCGTGTACTGCCGACCGGCGCGAATTTGTCGGGCGCCACCGTAGCCTGGCGCGGCCGGCAGCGCTCGAACGCAGCAGCTTGTCGGGGGCGTTCGGCGCCGCGCTCGATCCGTGTGCGGCCCTGCAGGTGGTGGTCGAGCTGCGTCCTGACGCAGAAACCGAACTGGTGTTCCTGCTCGGCGTGGCCGGGCCAGACAGCCTGGCGGCGAGCCGGGTCGTGCAGCAGCACGGCGGCGCCAAGGGCGCGGCGCTGGCGCTGCGCCAGGTGCATGCCTTCTGGGACGACCTGCTCGGCACCGTGCGCGTCGAGACGCCGGATGCGGCCTTCGATCTCTTTGCCAACGGCTGGCTGCCCTACGGCGCGCTGGCCGGCACCATGGGCGCCAGTCCTGCCCGGCAATTACAGGGCGCCATGGCAGCGGTGCACGGTAGCCCGGCCACGCTGCGCGCGGCGCTGTTGCGGGCTGCGCGCGAGGACATCGGCGGCGCGCACTGCCTGGTCGAGGATTTCTTGTGGCTGCCTTTCGCACTGCACCGGTATGCCAGCGTGACCGGCGACTATGGCGTGCTGCGCGAACCGACAGGCGGCGATCCGTCGAGCGGCACGCGCCTGGCGGGCGACGATCTGTACCAGTACTGCGTGCATGGCCTGCGCGGCTGCCTGCGCTTTGGCGCGCGCGGGCTGCCCTTGCAGGGCGCCCGCATGCACGAAGGCGGCCAGCGTTCGGCCAACCAGTCCGAGAGCGTGCGGCTGGCCTTTGTGCTCGCCACCGTGCTGCAGCGCTTCGCCGAGGTAGCGGATCGGCGCGCCGATTTTGGTTTCGCCACTACCTGCCGCGGCGCCGTGCTGGCGCTGAAGGCGCAGGCGGAAGAACATGGCTGGGATGGTGGCGCCTATGGCATTGCTGGCGCCGATGGCGACAGCGCCGTGGCAACGCAGGCCTGGGCCGCGCTGGCCGGCGCCGACCCCGCCCGCGTCCAGCCTGCGCTGGCGGGCAGCGCCACGGCCACGCCGCAGGATGGGCGCAGCGCCGCATGGATGGCGCTGGCCCTGGGCGGCGACGGCGCGGCCACACGTGCCTGGGAGGTGATCCGCGCGTCGAACCCGGTCGCACCGTCGGCTACCGGAGCTGCGTCTTGCTGCTACGCTGGCGCCCCTTGTATCATGATCGACGGCGTGGTCGCCGGCTGGACCCAAATCTTGCTGACCGACGCGCTGCTCGGCCTTGGGCGCACGCTCGACTGCCTGGCGCTGGCGCCGCTGCTGCCGGCAGGCTGGGACAGCTTGCGCATGCGTTACCGCAGCGGCCGCACCGATTATCTGGTCACGGTACGGCGCGCAACGGTAGGCGAGCGGCTCGTTCTCGACGGCCAGCCGCACCAAGGAAATACGATCGACCTCGTCGACGATGGGCGCGAGCACACCATCGACGTGTATGTGGAACGCCAGCCGGCCGAAGCCATGGCCAGCCATCACGACAACCATTCAGGAACCAAGACATGA